The proteins below come from a single Vitis vinifera cultivar Pinot Noir 40024 chromosome 9, ASM3070453v1 genomic window:
- the LOC100244611 gene encoding uncharacterized protein LOC100244611: MYGVQALGFGLPLFTGAAVLFKWKEFEHPMKRSYARKTMWFQVLDSITKSLSLVAFVLSLRLFQKIWKARLRLPANKPLNVNQNPSDKPVFLSSWTIHTVGFLALLIIHNKKTEDGVGIRNNHKPPEWVADLGEYMGLVQDFFLLPQIIGNIIWKAQVKPLRKVYYIGFTALRLLLRAYDYVRDPVIGFYIHQSDFNQSSEFFSKSEGIVIMAILVVLAITVGVQQRWNFNKPNNQFAVYI, translated from the exons ATGTATGGTGTTCAAGCTCTTGGTTTTGGCCTTCCCCTCTTCACCGGAGCTGCAGTTCTTTTCAAATGGAAGGAATTTGAACATCCCATGAAGCGTTCTTATGCTAGAAAAACTATGTGGTTCCAAGTACTTGACTCCATCACGAAGTCCCTTTCGTTGGTAGCATTTGTACTCTCTCTAAGACTCTTTCAGAAGATTTGGAAAGCTCGTCTCAGACTACCTGCTAATAAGCCTCTAAATGTGAATCAAAATCCTAGTGATAAAccagtttttctttcttcctggACTATTCACACGGTGGGGTTTCTAGCTCTTCTCATCATTCACAACAAAAAGACAGAAGATGGGGTCGGGATCAGAAATAACCATAAGCCTCCCGAGTGGGTGGCTGACCTGGGTGAGTACATGGGTCTTGTTCAGGACTTCTTTTTGCTTCCTCAAATCATCGGTAATATCATATGGAAGGCCCAGGTTAAACCCTTGAGGAAAGTTTATTACATCGGGTTCACAGCTCTGAGGTTGCTTCTCCGGGCCTATGATTATGTAAGGGATCCTGTCATCGGATTCTACATCCATCAAAGCGATTTCAACCAAAGCTCAGAGTTCTTCTCAAAGTCTGAAGGCATTGTGATAATGGCAATTCTTGTTGTTCTTGCTATCACAGTTGGGGTCCAACAGAGGTGGAACTTCAACAAGCCTAATAATCAG TTTGCAGTGTACATCTAG
- the LOC132254362 gene encoding uncharacterized protein LOC132254362 has translation MDMLPLAHHLFVLVFLIFLFKTVDAQLSNFEDSDEPLRICKYERFSEVKRECSSFLSSASELKLEKEKAYEIATELSFVNGDWVQEAGGAPLMPFDDSDMPRNFSSPGSLLKLASFWMMGIDFSRQLENAINICGYLSIAITRNSTLSNRPESWTPLFFKRPGVSELRIPFEGLYMESEENEGERLMCLLGTSIPPFSEGSSDPLKSSMPYRSRCNDQFSLLMDDRIMLVLRFPKRYTLTNRAIYGEMRSLNENSNPNYFDRVHMSSQLGFNSKYLFGSEMVVSKARDLYPDQHELIDNGVKFEALQFCKLFRMFDGETFDIVENSRCDGKGENCNNLDPFVLESEVKAINGIPPKFRLMMNNLHCVSGDNFNEPKTAKASAVFRAFSSENRFTAGGRTGLSGMTISAEGTWNSSSGQFCMIGCVGFTETGSHGCNSQICLYFPATFSITQRSIIFGTISSLQKGDSHNPLWFRKVLRRLDLWNSYNDYSNSYLSYKYSKIDPASILLKRNEKFNLGTIMKKSFMKYPSVEDINNITSVSLLSDKLGFGAYALPDPLPSNHPPKTYVGLEVLSLGSLFGRYWPDWSDSYQTAEAKLLNNSHTTKQNQNRLLNVSASLTLTGESYGHISMLFLEGLYNPLDGKIFFIGCRDVPVFQESIINNPSLDSRMDCLIEVTVEYSSKTTRWLINPTAKRQLERDHNSQKL, from the exons ATGGACATGCTACCTCTTGCTCATCATCTCTTTGTTCTTGtattcttgatttttctcttcaaaactGTTGATGCTcaattatcaaattttgaagaCTCAGATGAGCCTTTGAGAATCTGCAAGTATGAAAGATTTTCTGAGGTAAAAAGGGAATGCAGCTCCTTTTTGTCTTCAGCCTCTGAATTGAAACTTGAGAAGGAGAAAGCCTATGAAATTGCAACTGAGCTCTCCTTTGTAAATGGAGACTGGGTGCAAGAGGCTGGTGGAGCACCATTGATGCCATTTGATGATAGTGACATGCCTAGGAACTTTTCAAGTCCTGGATCACTCCTAAAATTGGCTTCTTTCTGGATGATGGGCATTGATTTTTCTCGTCAACTTGAAAATGCAATCAATATCTGTGGATATTTGTCTATAGCCATAACAAGGAATAGCACATTGTCCAACAGGCCAGAGAGTTGGACCCCATTGTTCTTTAAAAGGCCAGGAGTATCTGAATTGAGAATCCCATTTGAAGGGCTTTATATGGAATCTGAAGAAAATGAAGGGGAACGTTTGATGTGCTTGTTAGGGACTTCAATTCCTCCTTTCTCAGAGGGCTCTTCTGATCCTTTAAAATCGTCAATGCCCTACAGGTCTAGGTGCAATGACCAGTTTTCCCTCTTAATGGATGATCGAATTATGCTGGTTCTTCGGTTCCCTAAAAGATATACTTTGACTAACAGAGCAATCTATGGAGAAATGAGAAGTCTAAACGAAAACTCGAACCCAAATTATTTTGATAGAGTTCATATGTCATCCCAGTTGGGTTTCAACTCAAAATATCTATTTGGGTCAGAAATGGTTGTGTCCAAAGCCCGTGATCTGTACCCGGACCAACACGAACTGATAGATAATGGAGTCAAGTTTGAAGCGTTGCAGTTTTGTAAACTTTTCCGCATGTTTGATGGAGAAACATTTGACATTGTTGAAAACTCAAGGTGCGATGGTAAAGGGGAGAATTGCAATAATTTAGACCCCTTTGTGCTAGAAAGTGAGGTTAAGGCCATCAATGGGATTCCACCCAAGTTTAGGCTCATGATGAACAACTTGCATTGTGTGTCAGGAGACAATTTCAACGAGCCCAAAACTGCAAAAGCTTCTGCAGTCTTTAGAGCATTTTCTTCTGAAAATCGGTTCACAGCAGGAGGGAGAACTGGTCTTTCTGGAATGACTATTTCTGCTGAAGGAACATGGAATTCTTCAAGTGGACAATTCTGCATGATTGGATGTGTTGGATTCACCGAGACTGGGTCACATGGATGCAATTCTCAAATCTGTTTGTACTTTCCTGCCACATTTTCCATCACCCAACGGAGTATTATCTTTGGGACAATCTCAAGCCTGCAAAAGGGAGATTCTCACAATCCCTTATGGTTTAGAAAGGTGCTGCGTCGTCTGGATCTTTGGAACAGTTACAACGATTACAGCAACTCTTATTTGTCATACAAGTATTCAAAGATTGATCCAGCCAGCATCCTCTTGAAGAGGAATGAGAAGTTCAATTTGGGAACCATAATGAAGAAGTCATTTATGAAGTATCCATCTGTGGAAGATATAAACAACATAACCAGTGTTTCCCTCCTATCAGATAAGCTGGGTTTTGGTGCCTATGCTCTTCCAGATCCTTTACCCAGCAACCATCCTCCAAAGACCTATGTTGGGTTGGAGGTACTCTCTCTAGGTTCATTGTTTGGTCGTTATTGGCCAGATTGGAGCGACTCCTATCAGACAGCAGAGGCCAAATTACTTAACAATTCTCATACcaccaaacaaaatcaaaatcgaCTCTTGAATGTTTCAGCTTCTCTCACCCTTACTGGAGAATCCTATGGTCATATCTCAATGCTATTCTTGGAGGGTCTTTACAACCCACTTGATGGGAAGATTTTCTTCATCGGTTGCAGGGACGTCCCAGTGTTTCAGGAGTCCATCATCAACAATCCAAGCCTGGATAGCAGGATGGACTGCTTAATAGAAGTGACAGTAGAGTACTCATCCAAGACCACCCGTTGGTTGATAAACCCAACTGCTAAG AGACAACTCGAAAGAGATCATAATTCGCAGAAACTTTGA